The following proteins are co-located in the Eptesicus fuscus isolate TK198812 chromosome 9, DD_ASM_mEF_20220401, whole genome shotgun sequence genome:
- the LOC114227279 gene encoding 60S ribosomal protein L27a-like, with protein MPSRLKHTRELWGHKIHGHGCIGKHRKHPVGRSHAGGLDHHMINFNKYHPGDFGKVGVRHYHLKRNQSFCPAVNVDKLWTLVSEQTRVNAAKSKTGAAPITDVVRSGYYNVLGQGELPRQPVIVKAKVFSRRAEEKMKGVGGACVLVA; from the coding sequence ATGCCATCCAGGCTGAAGCACACCCGGGAACTTTGGGGCCACAAAATCCACGGCCATGGCTGCATAGGCAAGCACAGGAAGCACCCGGTTGGCCGAAGTCATGCTGGTGGCTTGGATCATCACATGATCAACTTTAATAAATATCACCCaggtgactttgggaaagttggTGTGAGGCATTACCACTTAAAGAGGAACCAGAGCTTTTGTCCAGCTGTCAACGTTGACAAACTGTGGACCCTGGTAAGTGAGCAGACACGGGTAAACGCTGCCAAAAGCAAGACTGGAGCTGCTCCTATCACTGATGTGGTGCGATCGGGCTACTACAACGTTCTGGGGCAGGGAGAACTCCCAAGGCAGCCTGTCATTGTGAAGGCCAAGGTCTTCAGCAGAAGAGCCGAGGAGAAGATGAAGGGTGTTGGTGGGGCCTGTGTTCTGGTAGCTTGA